A stretch of Bombina bombina isolate aBomBom1 chromosome 2, aBomBom1.pri, whole genome shotgun sequence DNA encodes these proteins:
- the CCNO gene encoding cyclin-O translates to MVTCSERYQEHHMAAAENPSSPRKRKVQEAFPEDATPYDRGVSSDSIRAKHTKYLRHRKQRLEMMSCDSGVCDLFETPSPSPSSEVRRPLKNPLDTCPKISDRLDLQSFRDYGEACYCFKKSIEGKFLAANSLANQPQLKAESRCKLISWLIPVHRHFNLGFESLCLAVNILDRFLSCTPVASDCFQLVGVTSLLIACKQVETRPPRVKQLLALCCDTFTREQLCNLECIILLKLRFHLGAPTINFFLQHFSMLKVSNGEPSEVELSKTSKSMMVAKGVAELSLADYAFNSYSPSLMAVCCLALADRVLGHESHLYVQASGYPDSIRQECMEKLDLLVSLNQDSLHLLLPSELPDKIMEMDN, encoded by the exons ATGGTGACGTGTAGTGAGAGATACCAGGAGCATCATATGGCGGCAGCCGAGAACCCTTCCAGCCCCAGGAAAAGGAAGGTGCAGGAAGCTTTTCCAGAGGATGCCACCCCGTATGACAGAGGAGTGAGCAGCGATAGCATTAGAGCAAAGCACACCAAGTACCTGAGACATAGGAAGCAGAGACTGGAAATGATGAGCTGCGATTCTGGAGTGTGCGATTTGTTTGAAACACCCAGCCCCAGTCCCTCATCAGAGGTGCGCAGACCTCTGAAAAACCCCTTGGACACCTGCCCTAAGATTTCCGACAGGTTAGACCTGCAATCGTTTAGGGACTATGGAGAGGCCTGTTACTGTTTTAAGAAAAGTATTGAAGGGAAGTTCCTGGCTGCCAACAGTTTGGCAAATCAACCACAG CTGAAAGCAGAGTCCAGATGTAAACTCATCAGCTGGCTGATTCCAGTACACAGACATTTCAATCTGGGCTTTGAGTCTTTGTGTCTAGCTGTCAATATCCTTGACAGGTTCCTTTCCTGTACTCCAGTGGCATCTGATTGTTTCCAGTTAGTGGGTGTCACTTCCCTGCTCATCGCATGTAAACAG GTGGAAACAAGACCTCCCAGAGTGAAGCAACTTCTTGCTCTGTGTTGTGATACATTCACTCGAGAGCAGCTGTGTAATCTGGAGTGCATCATCTTGCTTAAGCTGCGGTTCCATCTTGGAGCACCAACGATCAACTTCTTTCTGCAACACTTCTCCATGCTTAAGGTATCCAATGGGGAGCCGTCTGAAGTGGAGCTGTCCAAGACTTCCAAGTCCATGATGGTGGCCAAAGGTGTGGCAGAGCTGAGCCTAGCAGATTACGCCTTTAACTCCTATTCTCCGTCCTTGATGGCCGTTTGTTGTCTTGCACTTGCAGACCGGGTTCTAGGCCACGAGAGCCACCTCTATGTACAAGCCAGCGGTTATCCTGATAGTATACGTCAGGAGTGCATGGAAAAGCTTGACTTACTTGTTTCACTAAACCAAGACTCTTTGCACCTTCTCCTGCCAAGTGAGCTCCCAGACAAGA